One genomic window of Arachis hypogaea cultivar Tifrunner chromosome 8, arahy.Tifrunner.gnm2.J5K5, whole genome shotgun sequence includes the following:
- the LOC112707695 gene encoding transcription factor MYB83, whose protein sequence is MRKPDNNMGKDKMGNNNTIIKSKLRKGLWSPEEDEKLLRYMLTSGQGCWTDIARNAGLQRCGKSCRLRWINYLRPDLKRGAFSPQEEDLIVHLHSILGNRWSQIAARLPGRTDNEIKNFWNSTLKKRFKLSTNNTPSPNNNNSSSDDSSSDPNNANGIMMVHLNEQHHDLMAMSMCMDSSYSSSSTSSSISSMHQQQAAPMVFSDPFSILINNNNNDVPQCLMTQFGGMVEEGHNGNYGIIGSNNKIGLERELSLPPLESDNNAPIIDVKNHNNHFNHHHHSSCFNNAHHQIHQKVSKVEELFGFGNNNNNDHHGHQQLHQGENLKIGEWDLEGLMQDMSSFPFLDFQVE, encoded by the exons ATGAGGAAACCGGATAATAATATGGGGAAGGACAAAATGGGAAATAACAACACTATTATTAAGAGCAAGCTTAGAAAGGGTTTGTGGTCACCTGAGGAAGATGAGAAGCTATTAAGGTACATGCTCACCAGTGGACAAGGTTGTTGGACCGACATTGCGAGGAATGCCGGCCTCCAACGGTGCGGCAAGAGTTGCCGCCTCCGTTGGATTAACTACCTAAGGCCGGACCTTAAACGCGGCGCTTTTTCGCCGCAAGAAGAAGATCTCATTGTTCATTTACATTCCATTCTTGGCAACAG GTGGTCTCAGATAGCAGCACGTTTACCTGGGCGTACAGACAATGAGATAAAGAATTTCTGGAACTCCACACTcaagaaaagattcaaacttAGCACCAATAACACCCCTTCACCAAACAACAACAATAGTAGCAGTGATGACTCTTCATCAGATCCTAATAATGCTAATGGAATCATGATGGTGCACCTCAATGAACAACATCATGATCTCATGGCCATGTCAATGTGCATGGACTCATCatattcttcatcttcaacttcTTCATCAATCTCATCCATGCATCAACAACAAGCAGCACCAATGGTTTTTTCTGACCCATTTTCTatcttgataaataataataataatgatgtgcCTCAATGCTTGATGACCCAATTTGGTGGCATGGTAGAGGAGGGGCATAATGGGAATTATGGAATTATCGGGTCTAACAATAAAATAGGGCTAGAAAGAGAGTTGTCCCTTCCTCCACTAGAAAGTGACAATAATGCCCCTATTATTGATGTGAAAAACCATAACAACCatttcaatcatcatcatcatagtaGTTGCTTCAACAATGCTCATCATCAGATTCATCAGAAGGTTTCCAAGGTGGAGGAATTGTTTGGGTTtggaaataataacaataatgatcATCATGGGCATCAGCAATTGCATCAAGGGGAAAACTTGAAAATTGGAGAATGGGATTTGGAGGGTCTCATGCAAGATATGtcctctttcccttttcttgatTTCCAAGTTGAATAA